The nucleotide window CGGCGACGCGCGACGGCACGTTGCCGCTCGTCGCTCAGGTCGGTGATGGTCTCGAACCAGCGGGCCATAGACAAATCTAGCCCAAAAAATCCTGGTGAGGATGCGGCCAACCAATGCGGCAGTTCCTGCTAGTGATTCCATTTCAGGCGATGTCAAATCTAATCCGTGCGTTTTAGTGTGGTTCGTAGCGGTGCCCAAGGAATAAGCAAGCTGGCATAGGTTCGCGGTGCCAGTCTATTCTGGGCGACTGATCGACGCGCGGCACATAGCGGGGATCGAGCCGCCCAGGTCTGAGCGACCTGGGCGGCTTTTTTTGGAGTTCGCGCGACTGTGCGTTTTAGCTCATCCCACAATTGCGGACCGACGATAGGCGCCATAGGCAGGGTAGAGGGGGGAGGCCATTACCCCGTTACTGGTAGTGTCCTAATAATGTGTTGCTGGCCCACACTAACCCGAAGCGTCAGCGAGGAAATGCGGTGATTCTGCCTCGCTGACGCTTCGGGTTAGTGTCTCTTTGGACACGATCAACACACTATTAGGCGCCCAGTCTCGGGTGCGGCTGCTGGAGGTCGTGCGGCAGCAGCTCGCCGATGGGACGTGCGTCTTGTATACCACGCATTACCTGGAAGAAGCCGAGACGCTCTGCGATCGGATCGCGATCATCGATCACGGCCAGATCATTGCCGCAGGGACGTTGGCCGAATTGCGTGGCAGAGTCGGCGAACGGGACGCGGTCCGGCTGGCCGGCCGGTTCGACCCGGCCCGTGAGGCACTGCAGCAGATTGAGGGCGCCGACGTGGTTCAGGCCGAAGCGGTAGAATTGCGGCTCGCGCTGGCAGACGCCTCCCGCAAACTGCCCGAACTGTTTACCGCACTGGCCGGCGCCGGCGCGGAAATTCGCGAGACGACCGTGACCCGGCCGAGCCTGGAGAGCCTGTTTATCCACCTCACGGGCAAAGAACTGCGGGAATAAGCATGAACTTCGTCTTCAACGCCGCCGTCAAGGATCTGCGGCGCCACCTGCGCGATCCGCTGGGGCTGGTAATCTGGCTGGGAATGCCCCTGATGATCGGCGGACTGCTGTCGCTTTTGTTCTCTGGTGTTGAGAAGGCGCCACCACGACCGCATTTGCTCGTCGCCGACGAAGATGGAGGACTGATCGGAGACCTGTTGGTGCGGGCCTTCGCGGCCGGCACAGCGAAGACGTTTCTGGAGGTTGAAGAGGCGAATACCCGCGAAGGCCGCGAGCGGATGGGGCGTGGCGAGGCGTCGGCGCTTCTGATTGTTCCGCCCGGCTTTCGCAGCGCGGTGCTTCGCGATCGGCCCACCAGGCTCGTGCTCGTCACCAATCCCGCCCAGCGCATCCTGCCTGGCATCGTGCAGGAAGCGCTGGAAATGGTTGTGGAATCAATCTTTTACCTTCACCGCTTGGCCGGTCCCGAAGTACACGAGCTGCTGGCCGATCGTGCGGACGCTGCGCAACAACTGACACAGGAAGATATCTCGCGAATCAGCCAGTCGATCAATGAAACGATGCAAGGCGCGCGCAAATACCTCTTTCCGCCAGTCATCGAGCTAGGGAGCTCGCTGGATCAGGCGCCGACCGCCGAGCAGGTCAATCCGGCGAAGCTGCGGCTGCCGGGCATTCTGTTCATGGCCCTCCTATTCATGGCAGGAAACCTGAGCGGTGACGTGTGGCGCGAGCGCGACCTGGGAACGCTGCGAAGGGCCGCCTGCACGCCTGCCTCGACCTCGGCGCTGCTCGCCGGCAAACTGCTGGCCGCCGCGGTGGTGATTTTCGGCGGAGCCCTAGTGGTGCTGTCGGCCGGCATGCTGTACCTCAAACTGCCGCTGGCGAAGCTCCCCTTGTCCGCCCTCTGGTCGGCGATGGCGGGAGTCACGTTCTTCTTGCTGTTTCTCAACATTCAACTCTATGCAACCAATCAGCGGGCGGGCACGGTGCTCACCAACTGCATCGTGATTCCTCTCATGTTCCTGGGTGGAAGCTTCGTTCCGTTCGACTCCATGCCCGCCTGGATGGCAGCCATCGGACGCAAAACCCCCAACGGCTGGGCACTGCAACAACTCGAAGACATCCTGTTCGACTCCACCGGCGCGGGGTCGCTGGCAACCGCGATTACGATCGTGCTGGCCAGTTGCGTCATCTTGTTCCTGATCAGCGAACGCCGCCTGCGTCGGCTTATATAAAGCTAAGCGGATATTGTTTTTCCCCAGTCCCCAATCCAAAATCTAAAATCCAAAATCCGTCCGGCCATGTTTCGAGACGCCTGGTTCATTGCCCGCAACGATCTGCTGCACGCCCTGCGCGAAAGGGAGACGATCCTCTGGGTCTTCATCATGCCGATCATGTTCTTCTATTTCATCGGCACCATTACAAGCGGCATGGGACGACAGGGCACGGGCAAAGACCGCCTGGGCGTGCAGATACCCGAGGATGCGGGGCTCCTCGCCGCCGAAATCACGCGCCGCCTCGACGCGGCAGGCTTTCAGATCGTGCCGATCAATGGAGATAAAGAGCTCGATGCCCAACCGCGTTGGCTGACGATCCCGAGCGGTTTCACCGAGAACGTGATTTCGGGAAAGAAGGTTGTCGTGAAATTCTCTCGCAAGAACGCCGACCAGTCGGGGCAATACGATCAGGTGCGGGTCGCGCGGGCCGTGTACACCGTCCTCGCCGACCTCGTGGCAACCACGTCGGCTGCCGAACAACCGGAACCTGAAAGCTTCAAACGCCTTGCTGAAAAGCCCCGCCATCTGCGGCTGGAGGTGGTGCCGGCGGGCGAGCGCAAAGAAATCTCCAGCGGCTTCGAGCAGGCGATTCCAGGCACGATGGTCATGTTCACATTGGTCGTGCTCCTCACGAGCGGTACTGCAACCGTCATTAACGAACGCTGCTGCTGGCCCGCAAGATCAAGGGACCCGACCGGCTGGCACTGGTGACCGACTGCAACCGCGCGCTCGACTTGCCCGACGGGCAATACATCTTCGGCCCGCTCGACGGCGGCGAGCCATTCCTGCGGCGCGACGGCGTGGGCCTGATGCCGGACGGGCAAGCCCTGGCGTCCGGCGTGCAGGGCATGGACCACATGGTCCGCACGTTCCGCGAGCTGACCGGTTGCCCGGTCTGGGAAGCGGTCCGCATGGCGAGTCTGACGCCCGCCCGCATCGCCGGCTTCGATCGCGAGCTGGGAAGCATCGCACCGGGCAAGCGGGCCGATTTGCTGGTGCTCGACGCGGATTTGCGAGTGCGGCAGGTGTTTGTGGACGGTCGTTCGTCAGATTCGACATGCTGTTAAGATTTTAGCCAAAGCTGGCACAGTGCTTCCGGGCTCTCGGCTTGCTTGATCGCGCCGAGTATCTTCCGCAGCAGGTCCACATCTTCGATTTCTCGAATCTCGGGCAAAAGCGTGAGACCAGGCGCGGCGAATCTCAGTTCCAGCGCCACCTCGATGCCCGCGAGCAAGCTTTGCCGTGCGCCGATCGCCCGGCCCTCCTCCCGGCCCTCCTCCCGGCCCTTCGCCAGACCCTCGGCCAGCCCTTCTTCGCGGCCAACACGCTCCGCAGCAGTGATGTACGGCATGTTTTTCTCCTTTGCAAAATCGCGAATCTCTTTCCAGGCAAGCTCCGCCAGCGGCTCCGGCAGGCTCATCATGCCTTCGATCAGACGTAGACCGGTATCTCAAGGAGGGAGTGCCCGCAGTAGCTCGTCGGCTCGATCGTATACGTCGTCGGGGTCGAGCCGGTCGACTTCCACCGGCTTGGCCCAGTAGCGGCCGTGGCCGACCCAGTCCAGCGTCTGCGGCTCGGCAGACGGTTGACCGACTAATGGCAGAGGCATTGGTCTTAATCCCGCATTACCAGCCGCAGCACTTCGGCAAGCGTTGACTCATCGAAGGGAACAACGGTCACCTTCGGTTGGCGAGACTGCACGAACCCCCACCCTGAATCGTCTCGCAGAATAAGGATCGCCTCGCCGCGCTCGCCAACGACGTCAATACGGCCTTCGGCACCCGCGATATTCCGCCCCCGAGGCGAAAAGCGGACCTGCTCATCTCCAATCCGCAAGATAAGGTCCTCGATTGCATACGTTCCGATGTAACTCTCGCTCAACTGTTTCTCGCGCCTTTGCAGCGAGACACTGTTCTGGCCGATTGCCTCGGCGAGCATGCCCTGCATCTGCTCATACAAGGCGTTCACGGCCGCAACGTATTTGTCACGACGGTCGTCCCAGTCGACACCATCGCCGGCGCTCAACTGCTTCTGCTTCTTCTGAACTAGATCCGCAAGTTTTTGATCCATCGTTCCGGTCCTATAAACGCGAACGGTTGCCCACGTGCATTTTATCACGTTGGCTGATCGTCGTCGCCGGCCGAAGTTGCTGGCCAATCTGCGGTGCCGCACCAGCAACAGTTCGTCGACGGCTGCCACGAGCGACGCCGCACGCAACAGAATTTGCGTGGCACTTTCGCACGGTCGGTCCGCCGATTATGCTGCGCTACAGCCACAAATGATCTCCTTCGAGTCACCCGCCATGCTACGCCGCAAGCTGCTCGCCCTCGCCGCCTTCCTTCTCGCGGGCCCCACCCTCGCCGCGGAGGCCGATCTCATCTTGCACCGCGGCAAGATCGTGACCGTCGACCGCGACTTTTCGCTGCACTCGGCGATGGCCGTCAAAGACGGCCGTATCCTGATGGTCGGTTCCGACGACGACGTGCTGAAAACTCGCGGCCCGATGACGAAGATCGTCGATCTGTCGGGCAAGACGGTGCTGCCCGGCCTGGGCGATTCGCACGTTCATCCGGCCGCGGCCTGCCTGACCGAGTTCGATCATCCCGTGCCCGACATGGAGTCGATCGCCGATGTGCTGGCCTACATCACGTCGCGGGCCAAGGCGCTGCCGGAAGGTGAATGGATCGTCGTGCGGCAGGTGTTCATCACGCGCCTACGAGAGCAGCGGTATCCAACCAAGGCCGAGTTGGACGCCGCCGCCCCGCGTCATCCGGTCGTGTTTTCCACCGGCCCCGACGCTTCAGCGAACTCGCTGGCCCTCGCCAAGAGCGGCATTGACAAGGATTTCCAGGCCACCGGCGCCGGCAAGATCGAAAAAGACCCGGCCAGCGGCGAGCCGACCGGCATCCTCCGCGGCGCGATGCAATACCTCAAGGTGTCGTCGCCCGACAAAAAGGCCACGCCGCAAGAGAGAGACGAGCGTCTGCTGGAGCTGCTCAACGATTACACGTCGGTCGGCATCACGTCGATCATCGACCGCGACGCCAAGGCCGATGTGGTCGAACAATACCGCCGGTTGCACGCCGCCGGCAAGCTGCCGCTGCGCGTGCGGCTTTCGCAGGATCTCGACACGTCGGGCAAGACAGCCGACATCGTGGCGACCATCGCTCGCATCGCCGCCGACCCGCTGTGCCAGGGCGACGACCGGCTGCGGATCATCGGACTGAAGACCTTCCTGGACGGCGGCATGCTCACCGGCAGCGCCTACATGCTACGGCCGTGGGGCGTCAGCCGCATCTATTCGATCGACGATCCGGGCTACCGCGGCATGCGTTATATACCCGATGAAACGCTGCTGTCGATCGTCCGCGCGGCAGTGGAGCATGGCTTGCAGTTCACGGCCCACAGCGTCGGCGACGGCGCCGTGCAGGCCCTGATCGACGCCTACGAAGAGGTGAACCACAGCACGCCGGTGGCGCCCACGCGGCCCTGCGTCACGCACTCGAATTTCATGACGCAGCAAGCGATCGACCAAGCCGCCAGGCTGGGCGTGATGGTCGATATTCAACCGGCCTGGCTATATCTCGATACGCGGACCTTAGTGGCCCACTTCGGCTACGACCGGCTGCGTTATTTCCAACCGCTCAAGACGCTGTTCAAGGCCGGCGTGACGGCCGGCGGCGGCAGCGATCACATGCAAAAGATCGGCTCGTTGCGGGCGATCAATCCCTACAATCCCTGGCTGGGAATGTGGGTCACGCTCACGCGCCGCGCCCGCTGGCACGATGAGCCGCTGCACCCCGAACAAGCGCTGTCACGCCAGCAGGCGATTCGCCTTTACACCGCCAACAACGCCAAGATCATGTTCCTCGACGACCGCACGGGCTCGCTTGAGCCGGGCAAGCTGGCCGACTTCGTCATCCTCGACCGCGACCTGCTGGAATGTCCGGTCGATGAGATTCGCCAGACGCAGGTCGTGGCGACGTACATCGATGGCCGGGCCGTCTACGAGCGACGCTGAGTTTCTTCACGTGTAGGGTGGGACCAGCGAGCTTGCGAGCGCCGGCCCACCGTGAACAACGTCGCGCCGATGGTGGGCCGGCGCTCGCAAGCTCGCTGGTCCCACCCTACATGACCATAACCCATGTCCCCCAAAAAACATCTTGAAGTTGTCGACCTGCGAGGGCACGCGTGCCAGGTTTACGAGCCTGCGCAGCGAAACCCGCACGGCTGGTCGCTGATCTTCCTGCACGATGTCGACGCCGCCGGACTCGAAGGACGCGAGGCGTATCTCGAACAGTTTGCACGACATGGCCTGCCTTGCATCGCGCCCAAGAGCGGCCGAAGCTGGTGGACCGAGCGGATTTGGCCCGGCTTCGATGCCGCGCTCTCGGCCGAGCAATACGTGATGGATCACGTGCTGAGCTACGCGGCCGAACAATGGGGGTCGCGCCCGACGCAGATTGCGCTATTGGGCATCGGTATGGGCGGACAAGGCGCACTGCGGTTGTCGTTCAAGTACCCGAATCGGCTGCCGATTGTGGCGGCCATGTCGCCGGCGATCGATTTTCAGCTCGCCTATTATGACGAAGACGAGCTTGCCTTGCCGGCAATTTATGCCGAGCCGGAAGCCGCCCGGCAGGATACGGCCACGCTGCACGTTCATCCGCTGAATTGGCCGCGGAACATCTACTTCGCCTGCGACCCGGCCGACGACCCTTGGTTCGCCAGCGCCGAGAGGCTCAAAATGAAACTCTCGGCGCTGGGCATTCCCCATGACGCCGACATGCAGACCACGGCCCAAGGACGGGCAAGGGCCTATAGCGAGTTGATGGCAGCCAAGGCGTTGGATTACGTCGCCGAGCGTCTCGAGCGCGAGCGGCTCCGCGTGGCCCCGTAGACGAGCTACCTGGCAGCCGGCGCATCAATGGGCGAAGGGGCTTCAGGAGCATTCGGCGGCGTTGCCATGCCGGGTGCGGGAGCCGTCGTGTAAGGCGCCGGTCCGGACGTGCAGCTTCCGCAGCCGCAGGCCGGCTGGCAGCAGCGTGCGTGATGATGGTGACGGCAGGCGTTGCGATGGCCGCAGTGCGACTTGTGGCATCCGCCGCAGGCTGGCCGGCAAGCGTTGCATGCCGTCTGGCAACACGCGGTGCCGCACTGGGCCTTGGAACAACAGCCGCGAGCGTGCGCCTCGGCCCGCTCCGTGGATGCCACCAACAACGCCGCCGCCAAAATGCCCAAAAACATTCCGATTCGTTGCATGGCCTTCTCCTTAAGTGCCCGGCATGACGCCGGTGTTCGAGTCCGTGACACGATGCGTTGTAAAAACACTCGGCTATGCCTCCGCCCAACGATGAAGCATGGCCTGCGGCCTATGCACCGGCGGCACAAGCCGTAACTTGCGAACGAGAGCCCGAATTGATACACCAGTAGCAGAACCGCGACAGTCGCCGACGCCTGGCGAATGCGGCCGAGTGCCAGGCTGCCGGCCTAAGTAGGTGTCGGAGCAAGGTTTAAGCGATCGGCGGAACGCGCCGGCACACAAGCTGCGTTTGTTGTTGAAGCGACACGGAACCGGAGAATGAGACCAGGGGCGAACAACCGACCACGGGCTGCCTTGGCGTTACACGTTGCTTTCCCCCCATGCCAGGCGGCCCAAGAAGACAACAGGAGTACCTGATAATGAAACGCGTTTTGATGATCGGCGCTCTGCTGGGCGCCTTGGTTTTCGGTGCGGCCTCGACTTCGCAGGCTTACCCCTATCCGCGCCCGTTTGTGCGTGGTCCCGTGCGGGCCGCCATGTTGGCCCCCTATGGACCTCGCGTCTATGCGCCGCGGGTATACGCGCCGCGGCCGTACTATCGTCCCTACTACGGTTATCGGGCCTTTGGACCGGCCTTGTATGGTCCGGGCTTCTACGGCCCCGTCGGCCCTGGCTTCGGCTTCGGCGTGTATTGACGTTCTTGGCGATCCATCCATCAATCGACGCATGACAAAGCGCTATTGCTTGGCGGCCACCTGCTCGCGCAACCGAGCCTCGGCTGCCCGCAGTTCACCGGAGGGGTCGATCGGTGCGAAGTCCTCCGGATCAAAGACTTGGCGAATCTCGACCTCGCCCTCGTCGAGATGGGGATTCGGGCAACGCATCATCCATGCGACGGCTTCTTCCATTGACTTCACCTTCCACAACCAGAAGCCGGCGACCAACTCTTTCGTCTCGGCAAACGGCCCGTCGATCACGGTCCGCTGCTGGCCAGAGAACCGGACGCGCTTGCCCTTGGAGCTGGGATGAAGGCCCTCGCCCGCCAGCATCACGCCCGCCTTGACCAGCTCTTCATTGAACTTACCCATTTCCGCCAGCAACTGTTGGCTGGGCATCACGCCCGCCTCGGAACCGTTGCTGGCTTTGACAAGAACCATGACTTTCATTCGAACAACCTCCGTTGGGAAAACATCTCGATCAAAAATAGCTGCGTAGGGTGGGACCAGCGAGCTTGCGAGCGCCGGCCCACCGTCAACGACGTCGCTTCAGGGTCCAACAACTGTCACGTGTCGCTCCGCCAAGGAACCAGCGAGCACAACCGCTCGTCCCGCAGCGCAAGCCCTCCCCAGAGCAGAACGCCGAAGATCACGGGGAAGAAAATCGGGAACCAACCGTCTCCGGCGCGGAGATGGCTGGCCACCGCCCCGCCGAGATAGCCGGTGAGCAAAATCGCTCCGAGAACCGCGGTGCGCGGCAGCAGATAGAGCGCCGTGCAGACGAGCGCGACGACCCCCAAGGGAAGAATCACGTTTTCGGAATATCCAAGTTTAGTGGTCGCCTCGACGACGGGGGCCGGCTTGACCAGCTTCATGACACCGTCCAACAGCATGAACAGCGCCGGTATGAGGCTCATCGCCCAACCAGTCCAGAGCTTGCCTTTCGAGACAGGCGCTTGTGGGGTTTCTGGTTGCATGTGGATTCCTTTCTAATCGGTCGGAAGACCGGGAATCTCGAGGACGGGGCGGATTTCGATCGTGCCCACCGTCGCCGCGGGAATCCGCTCCGCGATGCCGACGGCCTCATCCAGGTCACGCGCATCGACGATGTAGAATCCGCCAAGCTGCTCGCGCGTCTCGGCAAAGGGGCCGTCGGTCACCAGCCGCTTCCCCTCGCGCAGCCGCACGCTCGTCGCGGTCGAGACGGGGTGCAACGGCGAGGCCGCGACGAAGTTTCCCTTCGCGTGCAGGTCTCGCGCAAGCTTCGTCGATTTGACGTAGCACTGTTCTCGCTCCGCGTCGTTCAACGCCTTTTCTTCCCGGTAAACCAGCAACATGTATTTCATGATATTCCTCCAACGGTAACGATGGCCCCATTTGATTTCGCCTGAGATCAGCAGTAAGTCGAACGGCGGCTGCCCGAATCGACAACCCGGCCAAAAAATTGTTTACAATGTGCCGATGCTTGCCAATTACCGACGCCGCGGTCGACGCGGTCTACCGCTCTGGGGCCGGACCATGGCCGCCCTGATCCGGCTCGTCGGCGATTTCGACGTGGCCGAAGAGGCGGCCCAGGAAGCCTTCGCGGCGGCCGTCGACCAGTGGCGGACCACCGGCGTGCCCCGTTCGCCGCGCACCTGGATCATACAGACCGCCAAGCACAAGGCAATCGACCGCGCTGCACTGTCAGGAGGCGCGGGCCGAAGACACCGATTGGCCGCAAATCCTTCAGCTTTACGATCTTCTCCAGCGCGTGCGGCCATCGCCCATCGTCTCGCTGAACCGTGCGGTGGCCGTTGCGATGGCGGAAGGACCGCAGCCGGCAACGCTCATGGGACGTGAGCTTCCGATCTTGACCGCCTGCGTTTAAAGCACTACAAGAATCGCCTTCACTAACGATCTCGCCGCGAGCGATTCACGGATGTATCGCCGGCACGGACAAAAACTGGGCCTGGTTTTCTTGGCGGGCGATCTGGCGGTGACCGCCGGAAGCTGGCTGGCGGCTTACTATTTGCGCTTCGCGCTCTGGCCCTCGACGCACGGCGTGCC belongs to Pirellulales bacterium and includes:
- a CDS encoding alpha/beta hydrolase-fold protein, which encodes MSPKKHLEVVDLRGHACQVYEPAQRNPHGWSLIFLHDVDAAGLEGREAYLEQFARHGLPCIAPKSGRSWWTERIWPGFDAALSAEQYVMDHVLSYAAEQWGSRPTQIALLGIGMGGQGALRLSFKYPNRLPIVAAMSPAIDFQLAYYDEDELALPAIYAEPEAARQDTATLHVHPLNWPRNIYFACDPADDPWFASAERLKMKLSALGIPHDADMQTTAQGRARAYSELMAAKALDYVAERLERERLRVAP
- a CDS encoding amidohydrolase; translated protein: MLRRKLLALAAFLLAGPTLAAEADLILHRGKIVTVDRDFSLHSAMAVKDGRILMVGSDDDVLKTRGPMTKIVDLSGKTVLPGLGDSHVHPAAACLTEFDHPVPDMESIADVLAYITSRAKALPEGEWIVVRQVFITRLREQRYPTKAELDAAAPRHPVVFSTGPDASANSLALAKSGIDKDFQATGAGKIEKDPASGEPTGILRGAMQYLKVSSPDKKATPQERDERLLELLNDYTSVGITSIIDRDAKADVVEQYRRLHAAGKLPLRVRLSQDLDTSGKTADIVATIARIAADPLCQGDDRLRIIGLKTFLDGGMLTGSAYMLRPWGVSRIYSIDDPGYRGMRYIPDETLLSIVRAAVEHGLQFTAHSVGDGAVQALIDAYEEVNHSTPVAPTRPCVTHSNFMTQQAIDQAARLGVMVDIQPAWLYLDTRTLVAHFGYDRLRYFQPLKTLFKAGVTAGGGSDHMQKIGSLRAINPYNPWLGMWVTLTRRARWHDEPLHPEQALSRQQAIRLYTANNAKIMFLDDRTGSLEPGKLADFVILDRDLLECPVDEIRQTQVVATYIDGRAVYERR
- a CDS encoding YciI family protein, which gives rise to MKVMVLVKASNGSEAGVMPSQQLLAEMGKFNEELVKAGVMLAGEGLHPSSKGKRVRFSGQQRTVIDGPFAETKELVAGFWLWKVKSMEEAVAWMMRCPNPHLDEGEVEIRQVFDPEDFAPIDPSGELRAAEARLREQVAAKQ
- a CDS encoding sigma factor; protein product: MAALIRLVGDFDVAEEAAQEAFAAAVDQWRTTGVPRSPRTWIIQTAKHKAIDRAALSGGAGRRHRLAANPSALRSSPARAAIAHRLAEPCGGRCDGGRTAAGNAHGT
- a CDS encoding YciI family protein; protein product: MKYMLLVYREEKALNDAEREQCYVKSTKLARDLHAKGNFVAASPLHPVSTATSVRLREGKRLVTDGPFAETREQLGGFYIVDARDLDEAVGIAERIPAATVGTIEIRPVLEIPGLPTD
- a CDS encoding DUF4162 domain-containing protein; this encodes MDTINTLLGAQSRVRLLEVVRQQLADGTCVLYTTHYLEEAETLCDRIAIIDHGQIIAAGTLAELRGRVGERDAVRLAGRFDPAREALQQIEGADVVQAEAVELRLALADASRKLPELFTALAGAGAEIRETTVTRPSLESLFIHLTGKELRE
- a CDS encoding ABC transporter permease is translated as MNFVFNAAVKDLRRHLRDPLGLVIWLGMPLMIGGLLSLLFSGVEKAPPRPHLLVADEDGGLIGDLLVRAFAAGTAKTFLEVEEANTREGRERMGRGEASALLIVPPGFRSAVLRDRPTRLVLVTNPAQRILPGIVQEALEMVVESIFYLHRLAGPEVHELLADRADAAQQLTQEDISRISQSINETMQGARKYLFPPVIELGSSLDQAPTAEQVNPAKLRLPGILFMALLFMAGNLSGDVWRERDLGTLRRAACTPASTSALLAGKLLAAAVVIFGGALVVLSAGMLYLKLPLAKLPLSALWSAMAGVTFFLLFLNIQLYATNQRAGTVLTNCIVIPLMFLGGSFVPFDSMPAWMAAIGRKTPNGWALQQLEDILFDSTGAGSLATAITIVLASCVILFLISERRLRRLI
- a CDS encoding DoxX family protein translates to MQPETPQAPVSKGKLWTGWAMSLIPALFMLLDGVMKLVKPAPVVEATTKLGYSENVILPLGVVALVCTALYLLPRTAVLGAILLTGYLGGAVASHLRAGDGWFPIFFPVIFGVLLWGGLALRDERLCSLVPWRSDT
- a CDS encoding amidohydrolase family protein; the encoded protein is MTDCNRALDLPDGQYIFGPLDGGEPFLRRDGVGLMPDGQALASGVQGMDHMVRTFRELTGCPVWEAVRMASLTPARIAGFDRELGSIAPGKRADLLVLDADLRVRQVFVDGRSSDSTCC